From Thermodesulfobacteriota bacterium, a single genomic window includes:
- a CDS encoding SDR family oxidoreductase produces the protein MFSFDSGYWALIIGGSSGFGLACARKLSRHGMNLCIVHRDRKGAMSRIEPLFDEMRSTGVKVVTFNADATAAETITRVLDRLEETFARTDRIRLVLHSIAFGNLRLLAPYHPADTAEKTRELLARRVALPPEWLDSAVEGLFEEGADALHPLASPPEYANDLLLEAGDFARTIQAMGSNIVEWVQEINQRGLFAEDARVLSLTSEGNTVAWRGYAAVSAAKAVLESVSRSLAVEFAPYGIRSNVIQAGVTDTAALRAIPGNRQISARACLRNPFGRLTRPEDVADVIFLLCQDEAAWINGALICVDGGERIA, from the coding sequence ATGTTCTCGTTTGATTCGGGCTACTGGGCGCTGATCATCGGCGGCTCCAGCGGTTTCGGTCTGGCCTGCGCCCGGAAGCTCTCCCGGCACGGCATGAACCTGTGCATCGTTCACCGGGACCGCAAAGGCGCCATGTCCCGGATCGAACCCCTGTTCGACGAAATGCGGTCGACCGGAGTGAAGGTGGTGACGTTTAACGCCGACGCGACCGCTGCCGAGACCATCACCCGCGTGCTCGACCGCCTGGAGGAAACGTTCGCGAGAACAGATCGGATCAGACTGGTTTTGCATTCCATCGCCTTCGGAAACCTCCGGCTACTCGCGCCTTATCATCCGGCCGACACGGCGGAAAAGACCCGGGAGCTTCTCGCCCGACGGGTTGCGCTGCCGCCGGAATGGCTGGACAGCGCCGTGGAGGGCCTCTTTGAGGAAGGCGCTGACGCGCTTCATCCGCTGGCGTCGCCTCCCGAATACGCCAACGATCTGCTTCTGGAGGCCGGGGATTTTGCCCGCACCATCCAGGCCATGGGATCAAATATTGTAGAGTGGGTGCAGGAAATAAACCAGCGCGGGCTGTTCGCGGAAGACGCGCGAGTGCTGAGCCTGACCAGCGAGGGCAACACCGTGGCCTGGCGGGGCTACGCCGCCGTTTCCGCGGCCAAGGCCGTCCTGGAATCCGTGTCCCGGTCCCTGGCGGTCGAGTTCGCGCCCTATGGCATCCGCTCCAACGTGATCCAGGCCGGGGTCACGGATACGGCCGCCCTGCGGGCAATTCCGGGCAACCGCCAGATCTCGGCCCGGGCTTGCCTGCGCAATCCCTTCGGCCGGTTGACGCGGCCCGAGGATGTGGCTGATGTCATTTTTCTCCTCTGCCAGGACGAGGCCGCCTGGATTAACGGAGCCCTGATCTGCGTGGATGGGGGGGAGAGAATAGCCTGA
- a CDS encoding ACP S-malonyltransferase, translating to MTEIETAVVFPGQGTQRKGMGEDFFNALPECREVYEEASDTLGWNVADMCFRDDLLMNLTEYAQPCIFTTEIAMYRGLQERYGLAADYFGGHSVGEYAALVAAGALSFSAALQIVQVRGRLMQSCFPTGAGGMSAVIGENLDADSIRRVMADLPVDVANINSAGQVVISGRIEALDEAEQRITRAAGDPPSLRFVRLNVSAPFHSRFMAGIEEPFRACLNAAREQIQAPQAAKVTSNYTGDFHTPAREAVIDNLVLQISGTVRWRDNMGCLAEKAKTFFEVGPHRPLKAFFASINVACRAVTSLAAAEKTFGAAAGKEKEHVLV from the coding sequence ATGACTGAAATAGAGACAGCGGTTGTTTTCCCCGGACAGGGAACCCAGCGCAAAGGCATGGGCGAAGATTTTTTCAACGCCCTGCCCGAGTGCCGGGAAGTATATGAGGAGGCCTCCGATACGCTTGGCTGGAACGTGGCGGACATGTGCTTTCGGGACGATCTGTTGATGAATTTGACCGAGTACGCCCAGCCGTGCATCTTCACCACGGAAATAGCGATGTACAGGGGGCTTCAGGAGAGATACGGCCTGGCCGCCGATTATTTCGGGGGCCACAGCGTCGGCGAATACGCGGCCCTGGTCGCGGCCGGTGCTTTGTCGTTCTCCGCGGCCCTGCAAATCGTTCAGGTCCGCGGGCGGTTGATGCAGTCCTGTTTCCCGACCGGCGCCGGCGGCATGTCCGCGGTGATCGGAGAAAATTTGGATGCCGATTCTATCCGTCGGGTCATGGCGGATCTGCCCGTAGACGTGGCCAACATCAATTCCGCCGGTCAGGTAGTGATCAGCGGCCGGATCGAAGCCCTGGATGAGGCGGAACAGCGGATTACCCGGGCTGCCGGCGATCCTCCGTCCCTTCGGTTCGTCCGACTGAACGTGAGCGCGCCGTTTCACAGCCGCTTCATGGCCGGCATTGAAGAGCCGTTCCGGGCCTGCCTGAACGCCGCCCGGGAGCAGATTCAGGCCCCACAGGCGGCAAAAGTCACATCTAATTATACCGGTGATTTTCACACACCCGCCCGGGAGGCCGTGATTGATAATCTGGTCCTTCAGATCAGCGGGACCGTGCGCTGGCGGGACAACATGGGCTGCCTGGCGGAAAAGGCGAAAACTTTTTTCGAGGTGGGGCCCCACCGGCCGCTGAAGGCGTTTTTCGCCTCGATCAACGTGGCCTGCCGCGCCGTCACCAGCCTGGCGGCGGCGGAAAAAACATTCGGCGCTGCAGCCGGAAAGGAAAAAGAACATGTTCTCGTTTGA
- a CDS encoding YadA-like family protein: MCQKIGVGKEQSVLMSGKIKRTIVMVMAICLACGCTVTTAWGLELGVIGALADDGTLLGTSTENAALGPWATATGQWSTAVGAASSALGQYSTATGYGSSATGIRSTAIGTDSNATGWDSSAIGADCVASGDYSVALGYGSSDDGQSYVVSVGEASSPRRIIHVRDGVGNRDAVNVGQMNSTAANTLASANTYTDTAAAATLTSANTYADNVGAATLASANTYTDTAAANTLTAANTYADIVGANTLASANTYADTVGAATLASANTYTDTAAANTLTAANTYTNTVGANTLTSANAYTDSVAFGATTNANQYTDTVAIQILNSAGTYTDDRVADFIDADNSGGYADPAATGSNSLAVGPGAVASAGNALAVGINAQATGANAIAIGSGALATGSVAVGTEAVAANGGAAVGDFAAATGAAGAALGRGAASTGENSVAIGADSTDNGAANVVSVGSAGNERRVVNVALAVDPTDAVNLYQSQRLDADTLASANAYADDRIDDLDDEAHRDIAGAIAMSRAFLPLAPGESGIAMGVGNSHGQNAVAVSVQHYTRGNIHLNLGTSMAGGRVQAGGGMGFKF, from the coding sequence ATGTGTCAGAAAATAGGTGTTGGCAAAGAGCAGTCTGTTTTGATGTCCGGTAAAATCAAACGCACGATAGTAATGGTTATGGCCATTTGCCTGGCCTGCGGCTGTACCGTCACCACGGCCTGGGGCCTGGAACTGGGGGTCATCGGCGCTCTGGCGGATGACGGGACGTTATTGGGAACCAGCACGGAGAATGCCGCTCTGGGACCGTGGGCCACTGCCACCGGTCAGTGGAGTACCGCCGTCGGCGCAGCCAGCTCGGCTCTTGGCCAATACAGCACCGCCACCGGCTATGGCAGCTCCGCCACCGGCATTAGAAGCACCGCCATCGGTACGGACAGCAACGCCACGGGCTGGGACAGCAGCGCCATCGGTGCAGATTGTGTAGCCTCCGGCGATTATTCCGTAGCTCTGGGATACGGCTCATCCGACGATGGACAAAGCTACGTCGTTTCCGTGGGTGAGGCCTCCAGCCCGCGCCGGATCATCCATGTCAGGGACGGCGTCGGCAACAGAGACGCGGTCAATGTCGGTCAGATGAACTCCACCGCGGCCAATACCCTGGCTTCGGCCAACACGTACACGGATACCGCGGCTGCCGCCACGCTGACTTCAGCCAATACTTACGCCGACAATGTCGGCGCTGCCACTCTGGCTTCGGCCAACACGTATACGGACACCGCAGCGGCCAACACATTAACGGCCGCCAACACTTATGCCGACATTGTTGGCGCCAACACACTGGCTTCAGCCAACACGTACGCCGACACTGTCGGCGCCGCCACTCTGGCTTCGGCCAACACGTATACGGACACCGCAGCGGCCAACACATTAACGGCCGCCAATACGTATACCAATACAGTCGGGGCCAACACCCTGACTTCCGCCAATGCCTATACGGACAGTGTCGCCTTTGGAGCCACGACCAACGCCAATCAATATACGGATACGGTCGCGATCCAGATCCTGAATTCCGCCGGCACCTACACGGATGACCGTGTGGCCGATTTCATCGACGCCGACAACAGCGGCGGTTATGCCGATCCCGCGGCCACGGGTAGTAATTCCCTGGCGGTAGGGCCGGGCGCGGTCGCTTCGGCCGGCAACGCCCTGGCGGTCGGCATCAACGCGCAAGCCACCGGCGCTAACGCCATTGCCATCGGCAGCGGTGCCCTGGCTACCGGATCGGTGGCCGTGGGCACTGAAGCCGTGGCCGCTAACGGCGGCGCGGCAGTGGGCGACTTTGCCGCCGCCACGGGCGCGGCCGGCGCTGCCCTGGGCCGGGGAGCGGCCTCCACGGGCGAGAATTCCGTGGCCATCGGCGCCGATTCCACCGACAACGGCGCGGCGAATGTCGTTTCCGTGGGCTCGGCCGGAAACGAACGAAGGGTGGTCAATGTGGCCCTGGCCGTTGATCCCACCGACGCGGTCAATCTCTACCAGAGCCAGCGACTGGACGCGGACACGCTTGCCTCGGCCAATGCCTATGCCGATGACCGGATAGACGATCTGGACGACGAGGCCCACCGGGACATTGCCGGCGCCATTGCCATGTCCCGGGCCTTCCTGCCCCTGGCTCCCGGGGAATCAGGCATAGCCATGGGCGTCGGCAATTCTCATGGACAGAACGCCGTGGCCGTCTCGGTGCAGCATTACACCAGAGGCAACATTCACCTGAACCTCGGCACCAGCATGGCCGGGGGGCGCGTGCAGGCCGGCGGCGGAATGGGGTTCAAATTCTAA
- a CDS encoding 4'-phosphopantetheinyl transferase superfamily protein, translated as MSVGNDIVDLDSPHVTGKSRDEKFLNRVLTPEEQAAILQSDEPDVLLQVYWAARETAYKAIARSNPTVSSAPRRYRVFLDEPRERSTFTGYVQTPAETVLIRGCCNQEYVHCLGAVTVSDLEKIQSGVEKVVLRTGPDYGRSSVAVSRAARTLVKKTIASLQSVQPGHIMIKKSPLLSGVSFPEIFINKKKTDIPISLSHDGRFVAFALMS; from the coding sequence ATGTCCGTGGGCAATGACATTGTCGACCTGGACTCCCCGCATGTGACCGGGAAAAGCCGGGACGAAAAATTCCTGAATCGTGTTCTGACACCGGAGGAACAGGCAGCCATTCTTCAGTCCGACGAGCCGGACGTCCTGCTCCAGGTATACTGGGCGGCCAGGGAAACGGCCTATAAGGCCATCGCCAGGTCGAATCCCACGGTTTCCTCTGCGCCAAGGCGATACCGGGTCTTTCTGGACGAACCCAGAGAACGAAGCACCTTCACCGGATATGTTCAGACACCCGCGGAAACCGTCCTCATCCGGGGATGTTGCAACCAAGAGTACGTCCACTGTCTGGGCGCGGTTACGGTTTCGGATCTTGAAAAAATTCAAAGCGGGGTTGAAAAAGTAGTCCTCCGGACCGGCCCGGATTACGGCCGGTCGTCCGTCGCCGTTTCCCGCGCGGCCCGGACCCTGGTAAAAAAGACGATCGCCTCTCTTCAATCGGTCCAGCCCGGTCATATCATGATCAAAAAATCACCTCTGCTTAGCGGGGTGTCCTTTCCCGAGATTTTCATCAATAAAAAGAAAACCGATATCCCGATCAGCCTCAGCCATGACGGCCGCTTTGTCGCCTTTGCCCTGATGTCGTAA
- a CDS encoding 3-oxoacyl-ACP reductase family protein: MTENEKIPVAVVTGGTRGIGAACCRALAGAGFAVGINYRGDGARAAAMLSELGGRGFILPADMSDADQVEQMVQRIKQTAGRVDVLVNNAGTSINKTMMETTLDDFDAQRSLMRGVWHLTRRVLRLFMLRQSGGKIINISSITGHTGNPGQIPYTMEKGALDAMTRSLAREVAGRNILVNSVAPGFIDTDMTRELPEEIKTRLIGDIPLGRMGLPEEVAEVVAFLASRGSYINGSVIHVNGGIYGG; encoded by the coding sequence ATGACTGAAAATGAAAAAATACCGGTCGCCGTCGTGACCGGCGGCACCCGGGGCATCGGCGCCGCCTGCTGCCGGGCCCTTGCCGGCGCCGGCTTTGCGGTCGGCATCAATTACCGGGGCGACGGCGCCAGGGCCGCGGCGATGCTGTCGGAACTCGGCGGTCGGGGCTTTATCCTGCCGGCGGACATGTCCGATGCGGACCAGGTGGAGCAGATGGTGCAGCGGATCAAACAGACGGCCGGCCGGGTCGACGTGCTGGTGAACAACGCCGGGACCAGCATCAACAAAACGATGATGGAGACGACCCTGGACGATTTCGACGCCCAGCGGTCGCTGATGAGGGGGGTGTGGCACCTGACCCGGCGCGTGCTGCGGCTCTTCATGCTCCGGCAGTCGGGCGGCAAAATCATCAACATTTCCAGCATCACCGGCCACACCGGCAATCCCGGCCAGATCCCCTACACCATGGAAAAAGGGGCCCTGGACGCCATGACCCGGTCCCTGGCCAGGGAAGTCGCCGGCCGGAACATCCTGGTCAATTCCGTGGCCCCGGGCTTCATCGACACGGACATGACCCGGGAGCTTCCGGAAGAAATCAAAACCAGGCTCATCGGGGATATCCCCCTGGGACGCATGGGACTTCCCGAAGAGGTGGCCGAGGTGGTGGCCTTTCTGGCCAGCAGGGGGAGCTATATCAACGGCTCGGTCATTCATGTCAACGGGGGGATCTATGGCGGCTGA
- a CDS encoding lysophospholipid acyltransferase family protein gives MNRRDLFRLRLQYGLGRMAVWLTAPLAASLVRLAGYRFDNLEKFRKQINGLFREHPGPWMICANHLTLIDSVILAYAMFPFHRYMTAYRLLPWNLPEKRNFQRSAAVGLLCYLLKCVPVVRGGSRESVRACLDKCDYLLEHGESILVFPEGTRSRSGRVDTESFSYGPGRLVHNHPACRVLCVYLRGQRQKTCSNFPALREKFLIAAEPCQCASDLSGLRAHRECSRQIVEKLAQMEGACLNVRGQ, from the coding sequence GTGAACCGGCGCGACCTGTTCCGGCTGCGCCTGCAATACGGCCTGGGGCGGATGGCCGTCTGGCTCACCGCCCCGCTGGCCGCGTCGCTGGTCCGGCTGGCCGGTTACCGTTTCGACAACCTGGAAAAATTCAGGAAACAGATCAACGGCCTGTTCCGGGAGCACCCCGGTCCGTGGATGATCTGCGCCAATCACCTGACCCTGATCGATTCGGTCATCCTGGCCTATGCCATGTTCCCATTCCACCGGTACATGACCGCCTACCGGCTGCTGCCGTGGAACCTTCCGGAAAAGCGGAATTTCCAGCGCAGCGCCGCCGTCGGCCTGCTGTGTTATCTGTTGAAGTGCGTGCCCGTGGTCCGGGGCGGAAGCCGGGAGTCGGTCAGGGCCTGCCTGGACAAATGCGACTACCTCCTGGAGCACGGGGAAAGCATCTTGGTGTTTCCGGAGGGCACGCGTTCCCGGAGCGGTCGCGTCGACACCGAGTCCTTTTCCTACGGCCCGGGCCGGCTGGTCCATAACCATCCGGCCTGCCGCGTGCTGTGCGTTTATCTGCGCGGGCAGAGGCAGAAAACCTGCAGCAACTTTCCCGCGCTGCGTGAAAAATTTTTGATCGCCGCCGAACCCTGCCAGTGCGCTTCCGACCTGTCCGGGCTCAGGGCCCACCGGGAGTGCTCCCGGCAGATCGTCGAAAAACTGGCGCAAATGGAGGGCGCCTGCCTGAATGTCCGTGGGCAATGA
- a CDS encoding TRAP transporter small permease, giving the protein MSFRQSTPLNLLAAARRSLIFCEKTLLVVLLVSMILLSFSQVVMRNLFSSGWIWAGDILRAEVIWITFIGAALATEYKSHVRIDILARLVRRKPAVRVFDMLADVFTAGVSVLLFVAAVQYVILMKPYSTDIMIPGVEEWLIRLVIPYAFAAMAIRCAVFVAQSLMTKNKPAETDYSRPDE; this is encoded by the coding sequence GTGAGCTTCCGGCAAAGCACCCCCTTAAACCTTCTGGCGGCAGCCCGCCGGTCTCTTATTTTCTGTGAAAAAACCCTGCTGGTTGTACTCCTGGTCTCCATGATCCTGCTGTCCTTTTCCCAGGTCGTCATGCGCAACCTGTTTTCCTCGGGCTGGATCTGGGCCGGAGATATACTCCGGGCGGAAGTCATCTGGATCACCTTTATCGGCGCGGCCCTGGCCACGGAGTACAAAAGCCATGTCCGCATCGATATCCTCGCCCGCCTGGTCAGGCGGAAACCCGCCGTCCGGGTCTTCGATATGCTGGCCGATGTGTTTACCGCCGGTGTCAGTGTCCTGCTGTTTGTCGCGGCGGTTCAATATGTCATCCTGATGAAGCCCTATTCAACGGATATCATGATTCCCGGGGTAGAGGAATGGCTGATCCGACTGGTGATTCCTTACGCCTTTGCCGCCATGGCGATCCGCTGCGCCGTTTTCGTCGCACAGTCTCTGATGACTAAAAACAAACCGGCTGAAACAGACTATTCACGACCAGACGAATAA
- a CDS encoding beta-ketoacyl-[acyl-carrier-protein] synthase family protein, with product MKNRVVITGIGVVSPNANNIAEFEEALRNGRSGVRFVPRLEELNFGCRIAGIPQHIDALMEERIEKKKLKDTSYNIGYAALAALEAWEDAGLPSADDGGQTDWDTGAVMGCGIGDMETIAERVIPLVNEGRVRRIGSRVVEQVMNSGISARIGGLLGLGNQVTSNSSACNTGCEAIIDAMLRIREGRAGRMVAGGSEAPSPYTWGGFDSMRILSRKHNDEPEKGSRPMSASACGFVPGAGAGVLILEELETALRRGAGIYAEILGGYVNSGGQRGGGSMTAPNADGVVRCIREAVREADIAPGEIDAISGHLSATFADPHEVGNWSRALERGPADFPYINSTKSLIGHCLGAAGAIETVAAVIELHRGFLHPSRNCEDLHPDIAPFAEKVVQTGKDFPGMKVLAKASFGFGDVNGCLILKKWEGKNAKVIQTIQSEEEKTDERQRHF from the coding sequence ATGAAAAACAGAGTCGTCATCACCGGCATCGGGGTTGTCAGCCCCAACGCCAACAACATCGCCGAATTCGAGGAGGCCCTGCGAAACGGGCGGTCGGGGGTCCGCTTCGTCCCCCGGCTGGAGGAATTGAATTTCGGGTGCCGCATTGCGGGAATTCCGCAACACATCGACGCTCTCATGGAAGAGCGGATCGAGAAGAAAAAGCTCAAGGATACCAGCTACAACATCGGTTACGCCGCCCTGGCGGCCCTGGAGGCCTGGGAGGACGCGGGCCTTCCGTCCGCCGACGACGGTGGACAAACCGACTGGGACACCGGCGCCGTCATGGGCTGCGGCATCGGCGACATGGAAACCATCGCCGAGCGGGTCATCCCCCTGGTCAACGAGGGCCGGGTCCGCCGGATCGGCAGCCGGGTGGTCGAGCAGGTCATGAACAGCGGCATCAGCGCCAGGATCGGCGGGCTGCTCGGTCTCGGCAACCAGGTGACTTCCAATTCCTCCGCCTGCAATACCGGCTGCGAGGCCATTATCGATGCCATGCTGAGAATCCGGGAAGGCCGCGCCGGGCGCATGGTGGCCGGGGGGTCAGAAGCCCCTTCGCCCTATACCTGGGGAGGATTTGATTCCATGCGGATTCTGTCCAGAAAACACAATGACGAGCCGGAAAAAGGCTCCCGGCCCATGAGCGCCTCGGCCTGCGGGTTTGTGCCGGGGGCGGGGGCCGGCGTGCTGATCCTGGAGGAACTGGAGACCGCCCTGCGGCGGGGAGCCGGGATTTACGCCGAAATCCTGGGCGGGTACGTCAACTCCGGCGGGCAGAGAGGCGGCGGGTCCATGACGGCCCCCAACGCCGACGGCGTGGTCCGCTGCATCCGGGAGGCGGTCCGGGAAGCGGATATCGCGCCCGGGGAAATCGACGCCATCAGCGGCCATCTCTCGGCCACCTTTGCCGATCCCCACGAGGTCGGTAACTGGTCCCGGGCGCTGGAAAGGGGCCCGGCCGATTTTCCCTATATCAACTCCACCAAATCCCTGATCGGCCACTGCCTGGGCGCCGCCGGCGCCATTGAAACGGTAGCAGCCGTCATTGAGCTTCACCGCGGGTTCCTTCATCCCTCCAGGAACTGCGAGGACCTGCATCCGGACATCGCGCCCTTTGCCGAGAAAGTGGTTCAAACCGGCAAAGACTTTCCCGGGATGAAAGTGCTGGCCAAGGCCAGTTTCGGGTTCGGCGATGTCAACGGCTGCCTGATCCTGAAAAAATGGGAGGGGAAAAACGCCAAAGTCATTCAAACCATTCAAAGCGAAGAGGAGAAAACAGATGAACGCCAACGCCATTTTTGA
- a CDS encoding TRAP transporter TatT component family protein gives MNNLIFVAKTIRWPAVLLFCMIVSLSGCATILRLQTDFVTPMICELVDQAANSKNIRVVREGIGANALLVSGFSNISPTNRRLLRKSAYVYCAYGLMVEDTDPAFASDLYAMGKGYGLRALKMNSRFKKGLQDGNHIPDVVQHLGKRDLDAMVWTGVNTGLWIFMNMEDSSSLIELADAVALVQRSLEIDENYYFGLGKVFIGAYYALIPDFFGTGGGPEASAKMFAEARAVSNGRLLLVDVFEARFLDTQLKNREEYIRKLEHVLAADDDILQGYEAFTKIAKLKARFFLDHMDEYF, from the coding sequence ATGAACAACTTGATCTTCGTGGCAAAAACAATACGCTGGCCGGCCGTTCTGCTCTTTTGTATGATAGTATCGCTTTCCGGCTGCGCAACCATCTTGAGACTTCAGACTGATTTTGTAACGCCCATGATCTGTGAACTGGTGGATCAGGCGGCCAACTCGAAAAATATCCGCGTGGTGAGGGAGGGAATCGGCGCCAACGCCCTGCTGGTGTCCGGGTTCTCCAATATTTCACCGACCAACCGTCGGCTGTTAAGGAAAAGCGCCTATGTTTATTGCGCTTACGGCCTGATGGTAGAAGATACCGACCCGGCCTTTGCTTCGGATCTGTATGCTATGGGCAAGGGATACGGTCTACGCGCCCTGAAAATGAACAGCCGCTTTAAAAAAGGGCTGCAGGACGGCAACCATATTCCGGATGTGGTTCAACACCTGGGGAAACGGGACCTGGATGCCATGGTCTGGACAGGGGTCAATACCGGTTTGTGGATCTTCATGAACATGGAGGATTCGTCGTCCCTGATTGAACTCGCTGACGCGGTCGCCCTGGTGCAGCGTTCCCTGGAGATCGACGAAAATTATTATTTCGGGCTGGGGAAAGTTTTCATCGGCGCCTATTACGCGCTGATCCCCGATTTTTTCGGAACCGGCGGCGGCCCCGAAGCCTCGGCGAAAATGTTTGCCGAAGCCAGAGCGGTTTCAAATGGGCGGCTTCTCCTGGTGGATGTTTTTGAAGCCCGCTTCCTGGACACGCAACTGAAAAACCGGGAGGAATACATCCGTAAACTGGAGCATGTTCTGGCCGCGGACGACGATATTCTTCAAGGATACGAAGCGTTTACAAAAATCGCCAAGCTCAAGGCCCGCTTTTTCCTGGATCACATGGATGAATACTTCTAA
- a CDS encoding phosphopantetheine-binding protein, protein MNANAIFDELIDIIGEFVTDKDLLAGATPNTNIIKGLKVNSARLVDIIIKVEDTFAIEIDDDDADAIKTIGDAVGVVLRKTAAVGAEA, encoded by the coding sequence ATGAACGCCAACGCCATTTTTGATGAACTGATCGACATTATCGGAGAGTTCGTGACCGACAAGGACCTGCTGGCCGGGGCCACCCCGAACACGAACATTATCAAGGGACTCAAGGTCAACTCGGCCCGCCTGGTGGACATCATCATCAAGGTCGAAGACACTTTTGCCATCGAGATCGATGACGACGACGCCGACGCCATCAAGACCATCGGCGACGCGGTCGGCGTGGTGCTCCGCAAGACCGCCGCCGTCGGGGCGGAAGCGTGA
- a CDS encoding beta-hydroxyacyl-ACP dehydratase, producing MAADRQMRERVLAAIPQQPPFRFIDEILELSDETVTSAYRFREDEFFYPGHFPGHPVTPGVILIETMAQAGLTALGIYQLLKEAPPGEKPPAVTPYFVFADQVEFSRLVRPGERVIIKGEKIYFRRGNIKSTVSITGEDGAAVCHGVLTGTGVNRS from the coding sequence ATGGCGGCTGACCGGCAAATGAGGGAACGGGTGCTGGCGGCCATTCCGCAGCAACCCCCGTTCCGGTTCATCGACGAGATCCTCGAACTGAGCGACGAGACCGTCACTTCCGCCTACCGGTTCCGGGAGGACGAGTTCTTCTACCCGGGTCACTTTCCCGGCCATCCGGTGACGCCGGGCGTCATCCTCATCGAGACCATGGCCCAGGCCGGGCTCACCGCCCTGGGAATATACCAGCTCCTGAAGGAGGCGCCCCCCGGAGAAAAGCCCCCCGCCGTTACACCATACTTCGTCTTTGCCGACCAGGTTGAATTTTCGCGCCTGGTCAGACCCGGGGAGCGGGTGATTATCAAAGGGGAAAAAATTTATTTCCGCCGGGGCAACATCAAATCAACGGTCAGCATCACGGGCGAAGACGGCGCCGCCGTCTGTCACGGCGTGCTGACCGGCACGGGGGTAAACCGTTCATGA
- a CDS encoding TRAP transporter large permease subunit, producing the protein MDILIGTGLIVVFIAAILMGAPLFAIMGGGSVLLFSLVAGERLVVPIIEMWRLANAPGFVAIPLFIFAGYLFAESDASSRLIKASDALIGWLPGGLAVVTVVVCTIFTAITGASGITIIAVGGILMPAMAANRYGREFSLGLITASGSSGVLFLPSLPILIYGMVANVDITELFIAGILPGLLIILMLSAYGITCGMRNKVPVTPFSFRRLAVSLWAIKWLIPLPVIVIGGIYSGIITVGEAASVTAVYALITECLIYREVSPDKLISLMIRSMIMVSSILIVLAAALGLTNFLVDMEVPQRLVTFITAHISSKFVFLIMLNGFLLIVGCLMDIFSAIIIVVPLIAPVAAQFDVDPVHLGIIFLANLEIGYLTPPVGVNLFLSGLRFHTPIIQLYRMVLPFLLLLILALLLITTIPDLSLWLVETSGKRLPVIQL; encoded by the coding sequence ATGGACATACTCATCGGGACAGGCCTGATCGTTGTATTCATCGCCGCCATTCTGATGGGGGCGCCCCTGTTCGCCATCATGGGGGGGGGGTCGGTGCTGCTGTTTTCTCTGGTCGCCGGAGAGCGCCTGGTTGTCCCGATCATTGAAATGTGGCGCCTGGCCAACGCGCCTGGCTTTGTGGCCATCCCGCTGTTTATTTTTGCCGGATATCTGTTCGCCGAAAGCGATGCGTCGTCCCGGCTAATCAAGGCGTCAGACGCCCTGATCGGGTGGCTGCCCGGCGGCCTGGCCGTCGTGACGGTGGTGGTCTGCACGATTTTCACAGCCATTACCGGCGCCAGCGGCATTACCATCATCGCCGTCGGCGGCATTCTGATGCCGGCGATGGCAGCCAACCGCTACGGGCGTGAATTTTCGCTGGGCCTGATTACCGCCTCCGGCAGCTCCGGCGTACTGTTTTTACCCAGCCTGCCGATCCTGATTTACGGGATGGTCGCCAATGTCGATATTACCGAGCTCTTTATCGCCGGCATCCTTCCGGGGCTGCTGATCATCCTGATGCTTTCCGCATACGGCATCACCTGCGGTATGAGGAACAAGGTCCCGGTGACCCCCTTTTCATTCCGGCGTCTGGCCGTCAGCCTGTGGGCCATCAAATGGCTGATTCCCCTGCCGGTCATCGTTATCGGCGGCATCTATTCCGGCATCATTACCGTGGGCGAAGCCGCCTCGGTCACGGCGGTTTACGCGCTGATCACGGAATGCCTGATTTACCGTGAAGTGTCACCGGACAAGCTGATATCCCTGATGATACGCAGTATGATCATGGTCAGTTCCATTCTGATTGTTCTGGCCGCGGCCCTGGGGCTGACCAACTTCCTGGTGGACATGGAAGTGCCCCAGCGGCTGGTGACTTTTATCACCGCGCACATATCCAGCAAATTTGTTTTTCTGATAATGCTCAACGGGTTTCTGCTGATTGTCGGGTGCCTGATGGATATTTTTTCCGCCATCATCATTGTGGTGCCGCTGATTGCCCCTGTAGCGGCCCAGTTTGACGTGGATCCGGTTCATCTGGGCATTATCTTTCTGGCCAACCTGGAGATCGGCTACCTGACCCCGCCCGTCGGCGTCAACCTGTTTCTTTCCGGCCTGCGATTTCACACTCCCATCATCCAGCTTTACCGGATGGTCCTGCCGTTCCTGCTCCTGCTGATCCTGGCCCTGCTGCTGATCACTACTATTCCCGATCTCTCCCTGTGGCTGGTGGAGACATCGGGTAAGCGCCTGCCCGTAATTCAGCTATAG